One window of Phycisphaeraceae bacterium genomic DNA carries:
- a CDS encoding aminopeptidase, translating into MSDPRLHKLADVLVNYSTRVKEGDLVAIRGDPIAWPGIEAVFVAVLRAGGNPFYVPQSERIAELLLEHGTDEQIRFLSPLDMQRVERIDVEIAFWAESNTKSLSRYPSERLAMKQAARKPFMKRFLERAGKRELRWVGTLFPTNAFAQDAEMSLSEYEDFVFRAGLLHLPDPAAEWKKISERQQRVVDYLRGKEQVHFQAPPVSGEHDGTDLRVDVSKSTWINCDGKENFPDGEVFAGPQGVDGHVNYTFPAVYHGKEVEGVRLEFKGGRVINASAKKGEDYLIKMLDQDAGARVMGEIAIGTNYSIREFTKNTLFDEKIGGTFHAAVGAGYPESGSSNESGLHWDMVCDLRGGGTIAADREVFHRNGRFAHSDWPAPD; encoded by the coding sequence ATGAGCGACCCGAGACTGCACAAGCTCGCTGATGTTCTTGTCAACTATTCCACGCGCGTCAAAGAGGGCGACCTTGTCGCGATCCGGGGTGATCCGATCGCCTGGCCGGGGATCGAGGCGGTCTTTGTGGCGGTCTTGAGAGCCGGCGGCAATCCGTTTTATGTCCCTCAGAGCGAGCGAATCGCGGAACTGCTGCTCGAGCACGGGACGGACGAACAGATCCGATTCCTGAGTCCGTTGGATATGCAGCGGGTGGAAAGAATCGACGTTGAAATCGCATTCTGGGCGGAATCCAACACAAAGTCGCTTTCGCGTTACCCGTCTGAACGGCTGGCAATGAAGCAGGCGGCGCGCAAGCCTTTCATGAAGCGCTTTCTCGAGCGGGCCGGCAAGCGCGAGCTTCGCTGGGTCGGCACGCTTTTTCCCACCAATGCATTCGCACAGGATGCTGAAATGAGCCTGTCGGAATACGAAGACTTTGTCTTTCGAGCCGGGCTCCTCCATCTCCCCGATCCTGCAGCGGAGTGGAAGAAGATCAGCGAGCGCCAGCAGCGCGTTGTCGATTACTTGCGTGGGAAAGAGCAAGTCCACTTTCAGGCACCTCCGGTTTCCGGCGAACACGACGGGACCGACCTGCGCGTGGACGTTTCCAAGTCAACATGGATCAACTGCGACGGGAAGGAGAATTTCCCGGACGGTGAGGTTTTCGCTGGGCCTCAGGGTGTCGACGGACACGTGAATTACACGTTTCCGGCGGTTTACCACGGAAAAGAGGTCGAGGGGGTGCGTCTGGAGTTCAAAGGCGGGCGGGTCATAAACGCCAGCGCCAAGAAGGGCGAAGACTATCTCATCAAAATGCTCGATCAGGACGCCGGCGCCCGCGTCATGGGCGAAATCGCGATCGGCACGAATTATTCGATTCGAGAGTTCACCAAGAACACACTCTTCGACGAGAAAATCGGGGGCACTTTCCATGCCGCGGTCGGCGCGGGATACCCGGAGAGTGGCAGCTCCAACGAGAGCGGGCTGCACTGGGACATGGTCTGCGACCTGCGTGGCGGCGGGACGATCGCGGCCGACCGAGAAGTGTTCCACCGAAACGGGCGGTTTGCTCACTCGGACTGGCCGGCGCCGGACTGA
- the gpmI gene encoding 2,3-bisphosphoglycerate-independent phosphoglycerate mutase: MAPKYSPLVLIIRDGWGMNPHPEHDSFNAVQLAKTPVADRLMREYPWTLIKTSGEDVGLPPGTMGNSEVGHQNIGAGRIVPQESLVMTRACESGLHVNPAIKAAIEHAESRGSSLHLLGINSDAGVHGLLEHLFAILKACKKIGVSGSRVFVHLFTDGRDTGPFTGLEFARSVENKCREIGVGRIASVMGRYYAMDRDHRWERVKLAFDCLTGRGTLATAPDAISAIQRYYDNPSGETLKGDEFVTPTAIGDPAQVNASRIKDSDAVIFYNYRGDRPRELSAAFVFPEEKWSAVKPSPDSGKAGFDRGKKLDLFYITMTDYWQALTPHVSGVAFPKPPRMSNIAGEWISNKAGGSDPMGQFRCAETEKYPHVTFFFNDYREEPFPGEVRENPPSPKVKTYDMKPDMSAREVCDAVLRRLAADNCERFIVVNFANADMVGHTGSLSAAIKACETVDGCVGEIVEATLKHGGSLIVTADHGNSEQMFDPETNAPHTAHTTYDVPLILVDERLKGRALRGDQNASGWFKPDVRAARGRLADIMPTALEIMGLPQPPEMTGRSLLK; this comes from the coding sequence ATGGCGCCGAAGTACTCTCCCCTTGTTCTCATCATCCGTGACGGCTGGGGAATGAATCCTCACCCTGAACACGATTCGTTCAACGCCGTCCAGCTCGCGAAGACTCCCGTTGCCGATCGCCTGATGCGCGAATATCCGTGGACGCTCATCAAGACCAGCGGCGAAGACGTCGGCCTGCCGCCGGGCACGATGGGGAACAGCGAAGTCGGCCACCAGAACATCGGCGCCGGGCGAATCGTGCCGCAGGAATCACTCGTGATGACGCGCGCCTGCGAGTCCGGCCTGCACGTCAATCCGGCGATCAAGGCCGCGATCGAGCACGCCGAATCGCGAGGATCGTCGCTGCACCTGCTCGGCATCAACTCCGATGCGGGTGTCCACGGTCTGCTGGAGCACCTCTTCGCAATACTGAAGGCTTGCAAGAAGATCGGAGTCTCGGGCTCACGGGTCTTTGTGCATCTCTTCACCGACGGCAGAGATACCGGCCCGTTTACCGGATTGGAATTTGCCCGGAGCGTGGAAAACAAGTGCCGCGAAATCGGAGTCGGCCGGATCGCGAGCGTGATGGGCCGGTACTACGCGATGGACCGCGACCATCGCTGGGAGCGTGTCAAGCTCGCGTTCGATTGCCTCACCGGACGCGGCACTCTTGCGACCGCGCCCGATGCGATTTCGGCGATTCAGCGCTACTACGACAACCCGTCGGGCGAAACGCTCAAGGGCGACGAATTCGTGACCCCCACCGCGATCGGAGATCCGGCGCAGGTCAACGCCTCACGCATCAAAGACAGCGACGCGGTGATCTTCTACAACTATCGCGGCGACCGCCCGCGCGAACTTTCGGCGGCGTTCGTGTTCCCGGAAGAAAAATGGAGTGCCGTCAAGCCATCCCCCGACAGCGGCAAGGCAGGCTTCGATCGAGGCAAGAAGCTCGATTTGTTTTACATCACGATGACGGACTACTGGCAGGCGCTCACGCCTCATGTTTCGGGCGTTGCGTTTCCAAAGCCGCCTCGCATGTCAAACATCGCGGGAGAGTGGATTTCGAACAAGGCGGGCGGCTCGGACCCGATGGGACAATTCCGCTGCGCCGAGACCGAGAAGTATCCGCACGTGACGTTCTTCTTCAATGACTATCGCGAGGAGCCGTTTCCCGGCGAAGTGCGAGAAAACCCGCCGAGCCCGAAGGTCAAGACCTACGACATGAAGCCCGATATGTCCGCGCGCGAAGTGTGCGACGCGGTGCTTCGGCGGCTCGCGGCAGATAACTGCGAACGGTTCATCGTCGTGAACTTTGCCAATGCGGACATGGTCGGACACACCGGCAGCTTGTCCGCGGCGATCAAGGCATGTGAGACGGTGGACGGGTGCGTCGGCGAGATCGTGGAAGCGACGCTCAAGCATGGCGGCTCTCTCATCGTGACCGCCGATCACGGCAACAGCGAGCAGATGTTCGACCCGGAAACGAATGCGCCGCACACGGCGCATACCACGTACGACGTCCCCCTGATCTTGGTAGACGAGCGATTGAAGGGCCGGGCTCTTCGAGGAGACCAGAACGCCTCGGGCTGGTTCAAACCAGACGTGCGCGCCGCCCGAGGTCGGCTCGCCGATATCATGCCGACCGCGCTCGAGATCATGGGGTTGCCACAGCCGCCGGAAATGACCGGCCGCTCTCTCCTGAAGTAA
- a CDS encoding FkbM family methyltransferase, which translates to MSQWMSMDLPSVQAIRNELEMTKFHIRKIHWLLMNTRRHAYMASAMERCRATGKPPRGLVEFRAQFGEDCMLYELFEGKQEGFFIEAGAFNGVDFSVSFAFEQLGWNGLLVEAIPKRAEECRQQRPHSRVVHAAIGAPGGPADISFATTEDGYGGMLSRRMDTTDTLMPKLPADMPVVNVSVPFTALDALLQDHPGPIDFVALDLEGGEVDALKGFSLSKFRPRVLLLEDEVEAKTSPIREYMSSQPYTFAGWAEVNLVYIHNDEKSLLERFARMSVFGW; encoded by the coding sequence GTGAGCCAGTGGATGTCGATGGATTTGCCGTCTGTGCAGGCGATCCGCAACGAACTGGAAATGACGAAATTCCACATTCGCAAGATTCATTGGTTGCTCATGAACACCCGGCGCCACGCGTACATGGCGAGCGCGATGGAACGCTGCCGCGCGACCGGAAAGCCCCCGCGAGGACTTGTCGAATTCCGAGCGCAGTTCGGCGAAGACTGCATGCTGTACGAGCTTTTCGAGGGGAAGCAGGAGGGTTTTTTCATCGAGGCCGGAGCGTTCAACGGCGTGGATTTTTCCGTCTCGTTCGCGTTCGAGCAGCTCGGCTGGAACGGCCTGCTGGTCGAGGCCATTCCGAAGCGCGCGGAAGAGTGCCGCCAACAACGGCCCCACTCCCGCGTGGTGCACGCGGCGATCGGCGCGCCCGGGGGGCCGGCCGACATCTCATTCGCCACGACAGAGGACGGGTACGGCGGGATGCTCTCTCGACGAATGGATACAACCGACACGCTCATGCCCAAGCTACCGGCGGACATGCCCGTCGTCAACGTGTCCGTTCCGTTCACAGCACTCGACGCATTGCTGCAAGACCACCCCGGGCCGATCGATTTCGTCGCGCTCGACCTCGAAGGCGGCGAGGTCGACGCGCTCAAGGGTTTTTCGCTTTCAAAGTTCCGCCCCCGCGTGCTCCTGCTCGAAGATGAAGTCGAAGCAAAGACTTCGCCAATCCGGGAGTACATGTCCTCTCAGCCATATACGTTTGCGGGTTGGGCCGAAGTCAATCTTGTCTACATCCACAATGACGAGAAATCGCTTCTGGAGCGCTTCGCCCGGATGTCCGTTTTCGGCTGGTGA
- a CDS encoding redoxin domain-containing protein gives MSDQPIREKTIGVGEIAPDFTLKDQNRNDWNLAEHVKQGDVVLCFYPLAFTSVCSTEMKCVSDEIAKWSAQGAQVVGVSCDSFAVLAEWAKQLGLKQTLLADMHRNVCTQYGLFWKDLNVSQRGTVVIAQSADGKGTVKWTQSREPGKAMNFEDVLASLSK, from the coding sequence ATGAGCGATCAGCCAATTCGAGAGAAAACCATCGGCGTGGGCGAGATCGCCCCTGATTTCACCCTGAAAGACCAGAACCGGAACGACTGGAATCTGGCCGAGCACGTCAAACAAGGAGACGTCGTCCTCTGCTTTTATCCCTTGGCGTTTACCAGCGTTTGCTCCACCGAAATGAAGTGTGTCAGCGACGAGATCGCGAAGTGGTCGGCTCAGGGGGCCCAGGTTGTCGGCGTGTCGTGCGACAGCTTCGCCGTGCTCGCGGAGTGGGCCAAGCAGCTTGGGCTCAAGCAAACCCTTCTCGCCGACATGCACCGCAACGTGTGCACGCAATACGGGCTTTTTTGGAAAGACCTGAATGTATCGCAACGAGGGACGGTGGTCATCGCGCAATCCGCGGATGGCAAAGGCACAGTGAAGTGGACCCAGAGTCGCGAGCCGGGCAAGGCCATGAATTTCGAAGACGTGCTCGCGTCATTAAGCAAGTAA
- a CDS encoding YggS family pyridoxal phosphate-dependent enzyme, with amino-acid sequence MPKTKQATHPKSSSRTVSSSAAKNDPRANKIRPVAVSAASPVKPLPKTLAERYELVKSRVDSAAKRSGRSLSDILVVAVTKHAMPDQVREILSLGHRDLGENRVQHLIQQAAMADEFQARLRALPSMRRAAVPGGSLLGAGRSPGDSAESSVRWHMIGHLQRNKAKKVIDLVRLTHSVDSLRIAEELQNIALRKDRVIEVLIQVNCSGEEQKFGCPIPAAIPLAEQIGTMINVRVRGLMTMAAHSPRPEDSRATFARCRELFDELRASGVVEGPVNILSMGMTGDFEVAIEEGANCVRIGSALFGEPPAGASDIDEESDEE; translated from the coding sequence ATGCCCAAGACCAAGCAAGCCACCCACCCGAAGAGTTCTTCGCGCACGGTTTCTTCGAGTGCAGCCAAGAACGATCCGCGGGCGAATAAGATTCGACCCGTCGCCGTTTCCGCTGCATCACCCGTGAAGCCCCTTCCAAAAACACTTGCCGAGCGGTACGAATTGGTGAAGTCGCGGGTGGACTCTGCCGCCAAGCGTTCTGGCAGAAGCCTGAGCGACATCCTTGTTGTCGCGGTGACCAAGCACGCGATGCCCGATCAAGTGCGGGAGATACTTTCGCTTGGGCATCGCGACTTGGGCGAGAACCGGGTGCAGCACCTGATCCAGCAGGCCGCGATGGCGGATGAATTCCAGGCGCGGCTGCGCGCCCTTCCCAGCATGCGCCGCGCGGCGGTGCCGGGCGGATCGCTCCTCGGCGCGGGCCGTTCTCCCGGGGACTCCGCGGAATCTTCGGTCCGCTGGCACATGATCGGCCATCTGCAGCGCAACAAAGCGAAGAAGGTGATCGATCTCGTTCGCCTCACGCATTCGGTCGATTCACTTCGAATTGCGGAAGAGCTTCAGAACATCGCTCTGAGGAAAGACCGAGTGATCGAAGTGCTCATCCAGGTCAATTGTTCGGGCGAAGAGCAGAAATTCGGCTGCCCGATTCCCGCGGCGATTCCTCTCGCGGAACAAATCGGCACGATGATCAACGTTCGCGTTCGCGGCCTGATGACGATGGCGGCCCATTCCCCGCGGCCGGAGGATTCGCGAGCGACCTTTGCTCGCTGCCGCGAACTTTTCGATGAACTCCGGGCCAGCGGGGTTGTTGAAGGCCCTGTGAACATCCTTTCGATGGGAATGACCGGCGACTTTGAGGTCGCTATTGAAGAGGGTGCGAACTGCGTTCGCATCGGCTCGGCGCTGTTCGGTGAGCCTCCCGCTGGAGCTTCCGACATCGATGAAGAGTCGGACGAGGAATAA